CGCTTCCGCTGGGTGTCAGGCACGGGTCACCTCCGAGGTCGCGCCGAGGACGATCCGGGCGATGTTGGCCAGTGAGACCGAGCCCGGTCTGAAGTAGTCGCTGTGGCCGCCCGGCCCGGCCGCGAAGACGCGTGCTCCGAACGACGGGGACAGCGGGTCGGCGCCGAAACCGACGGTCGTGCCGAACAGGTCGGCGCTGACGTGCGGGACGTCCGCCACCCAGTCGTCGCCGCCGCGGGCCGCCCAGACCCGCGCCCGGGTGTGCAGGTCCGCGGCCGAGGCCGCGCCCGTGCCGGGGCTGCCGAGCAGCACGAGGTCGCTCACGTCCAGACGGGGGGCGGCGCGGCCGCACACGACCGTGCCGTACGAGTGACACAGAAGGGTGACGCGGGTGTTCGGGCCGGTGACGGCGGCCAGCCCGGTCAGGAACGCCCGGAGGCCGGGGACCGCCTCCTCGGCGCGGGCCGGGGTGAGCACGGTGGCGCTGACCGTGCCGGGGGTCGTGTAGCCGAGCCAGGCCACCACCGCCGTCCGGCCGCCGCCCCCGGACCCGGACCGGCCTGCCTGCCCGGCCTGCCGGGTGAGTCGGTCGTGCAGGGCGGCCGCCTGGGCGTGGAAGCGTTCGTAGGTGTCCAGGGAGGTGTCGGAGCCCGGCACCAGGACGGCGACTCGGTCGGCGTGCGCGAGGTCTCCGAACACCTCGACCGCCCGGCCGGGTCCGCGGCCGTCGAAGGAGAGCAGTCTGCGGGACGGGGCGGACAGCGCCCGCTCGGCGGCCGCACGGTGACGGTCGCCGTGGTCGGCGGCCATCCGGGAGGCCAGCGCGGCGTTGGCCCGGTGGGCGGCGTAGGTCCGCTCCAGCGTCGCCGCCGTCACCACGGGGAGGGCCGCCGGGGCCGGTGCCGGGATGCGCGGCCGGGCCGCGGCGGCGACGAGGGGGACGACCACGGCGGCGGTGACGAGCATGGCCAGCAGGGCACGGACCCAGCGCCGCCCCCAGGCCGTTGCACCCGATCCGGCCGTTGCACCCGAGGCCGCCGCTCCGCCCGAGGCCGCCGCCCCGCCCGGCGCGGTCACGCCGCTCCGGGCCGTCGCCCCGTCCCGGTCTCCTCCGCGCCGCCGTCCGCCCGCACCCAGCTCAGCCATCCCGTCCCTCCCCCGCCATGCGCCCGGTCATCGGGCCCTGCCGAATGGGAAGTTACGGATCGAGACGTGTCGTTCGCGTCCCACCCGGGAGCTGTCTTGCGACGTAGCTCTCAGGTACTACGGGTACGACACCTACGGGGTACACACCGCCGCACGACTGGCTGAACTCGCCTGTTCACCAAGCTAGTTGGGCGATCTCCTCCGCCACCACCGCGCACGCGTCCGCCGCCGGGTCGATCAGCGGGAAGTGGCCGACGTCCTCGAGGAGGGTCAGGCCCACCACCTCGCCCGCCTTCGCCGCCGCGTCCGCGTAGGCCTCGGCGACCGCCTGCGGGACGACCTCGTCGGCACGACCCTGCACCAGCGCGGTCGCGACGCCCGTGGGCAGCAGGAGCGCGGGGTCGGCGTAGGGCTGACGCGCCTCGAAGTGCTCGTCGCCGCCCAGGAGTTGGCGGGCCGCACCACCGCACACGTCCAGTTTCCCGGCGACCTCGAAGTCGGCGATCGGGGCCAGTGCGACGACGCCCCGCAGCGAGGTCGGGTCGCCGGTGCGCCAGGGCGCGTCGGCGGGCAGCAGATGCCGGGCCGCCGCCCACAGCGCGAGATGGCCGCCGGCCGAGTGGCCGGTCAGCACCGTACGGCGCGCGTCGGCCTGCGGCACGGCCGTCCGGGCGAGAGCGGGCAGCGCGTCGAGGGCGGCGGCCACGTCGTCGAAGGTCTCGGGCCAGCGCCCGGCGACCTGAGCCGCGCCCGGGTCCGAACTCCCCTCCCCGCGCCGGTACTCGACGTTGGCGACCGCGAAGCCGCGCCGGGCCAGATAGCCCGCGAACGGCGTGATGTGCCGCCGGTCGTAGGGTGCCCGCCAGGCCCCGCCGTGCAGCACGACGACGAGCGGGACCGGACCGCCCGGGCCGGCCTCCGTACGCGGGACGTAGAAGTCGATCACCTGGTCGGGGTGGTCGCCGTACGCCGCGGTGACGTCGGGCTCGACGGGCGGATGCGCGAAGGCCGACGCCTCCTCGGCGGCGGCCCGGGCTGCGACAACGTCGTCCGGCATGCTCCAACCTCTCAGCGGCGAAGAAGATTTGGCGGACCAGGAGAGAATTCGGCCGTTGGCCGGGACGGTATCAGGCCCGTGACGTGCGCGGACACGCGGATGTCACGCACGGTGAGAGGTAAACGGTTCTGCTGTTCCGTCACCCCGGCAGGCCCGCCCGCCGGGAAACCCCCAGGGCGTACCCCTAGGTACGCCCTGGAGACCCGGCCGGTTCAGCCGACCGGGTCACACGGCCAGGTCAGTGCGACTTCTCCGCCGTGGCAGCGCGCCTCCTCCGCCGGGTCCGCTCAATTCCCCCGCCAGGGCGGCACGGTCGCCCTGGAAGGGCTGCGCAGTCACCCCGCCAGGGCAGCGCCGCCCTCCGCCGGGTCAGCCCAGTTCCCGCGCCAGCGTCCGCGCCGCCCGCTCCACGTCCGCGAACCCGACGTACAGCGGGGTGAAGCCGAACCGGAGCACGTCCGGGCTGCGGAAGTCGCCGACGACCCCGCGCTCGATCAGCCGCTTCATGACGTCCCCGGCGTCCTCGCAGCGCAGCGCCACCTGGCTGCCGCGCTCCTCGTGAGGCACCGGAGTCAGCGACTCGACCCGCCCCTCGGGGACGTAGGCGGCGACGCACTCCAGGAAGAAGTCCGTCAGGGCCAGCGACTTGGCGCGCACCGCCGCGATCGACACGCCGTCCCAGACCTCGAGGGCGGCCTCCAGCGCGAGCATCGACAGGATGTCGGGGGTGCCCACGCGCCCGCGCGCTGCGCCCGCCGCCGGCTCGTACGTCTCCCGCATCCCGAAGGGCTCGGCGTGCGAGTTCCAGCCGGGCAGCGGGGAGTCGAAGCGGTCCTGGAGACCGTGTCGGACGTACAGGTAGGCCGGCGAACCGGGGCCGCCGTTCAGGTACTTGTAGGTGCAGCCGACCGCGAGGTCCACACCGTGCTCGTCGAGGCCGACGGGCAGTGCGCCCGCGCTGTGGCACAGGTCCCACACCGAGACCGCGCCCGCCGCGCGCACGGCGGCGGTGAGCGAGGGCAGGTCGTGCAGCCGGCCCGTGCGGTAGTCGACGTGGTTGAGCAACACGGCGGCCGTCCGCCCGGACAGCGCCTGCGGGACCTCTCCCGGGTGCACCGGGCGCAGCGTGCGGCCGGTCAGCCGGGCCGCCGACGCGGCGATGTAGCCGTCGGTGGGGAAGGTGGCGGCGTCGACGAGGATCTCGTCGCGGGCGTCGTCCACCAGGCGCACCGCGCCCACCAGCGCCTTGAGGACGTTGACGCTCGTCGAGTCGCCGACCACGATCTGTCCGGCCGCAGCCCCCACCAGCGGGGCGATCCGGTCGCCGATCCGCTCGGGCGCCGTCCACCAGCCGCTCTCGTCCCAGGAACGGATCTTCATCGCGCCCCACTGGCGGCGCACGACGTCCTCGACCCGGCCGGGGACGGACCGCGGGAGCGCGCCCAGCGAGTTGCCGTCCAGGTAGACGCCGTCGTCGAGCACGAACTGGGCGCGCTTGAAGGCCAGTTCGTCGCCCGCATCCAGCTGCTGTGCGGTGCTTGCGAGGTCAGACATGGGACCTCGCCGTCCACAGCTCGGGGAAGACGTTCTTCTGGGCGCGCTTCTCCAGCCAGGCCACCCCGGCCGAGCCGCCGGTGCCCGCCTTGGCGCCCATCGCGCGACGGGTGGCGACGAGGTGGTCGTTGCGCCAGCGCCACACCAGCTCGGCGACGTCCGTCAGCGCCTCGCCCAGCCGGGCGACCTCGTCGGACTCGTCGCCCGCGTACACGGCCGTCCACACCGCCTCGACCTCCGCGGAGGGCTCGTAGCGCCCGGAGACGTCGCGCTCCAGGACGGAGGCGGGGATCGCGTGGCCGCGACGGGCCAGCAGCCGCAGCACCTCGTCGTACAGGCTCGGCTCGTGCAGCGCCTTCTCCAGCTCGGCGTGCACGCGCGGCGCGGCGCGGTGCGGGACCAGCATGGACGCGGACTTGTCGCCGAGCAGGAACTCCATGCGGCGGTACATCGCGGACTGGAAGCCGGAGCCCTCGCCGAGCGCCGAGCGGTACGAGTTGAACTGCGCGGGGGTCAGCTGGGCGAGCGGCCGCCAGGACGCGTTGAGCGCCTCCAGCTCACGGACCGAACGCTTCAGCGCGTCGACCGCCACCGGCACCCGGTCCTCGCGGAGCGCCTGCGCCGCGGTCTCCCACTCGTGGACGATGACCGTGAACCACAGCTCCATCACCTGGGTCGTGACCAGGAAGACCATCTCTCCGGGGTCGTCGGAGAGGGTGTGCTGGAGGTGGGTGAGCACGTCCGCCTTGACGTAGTCCTCGTACGGCGTCGTGCCGGCGAAGTCGAGATGCGGGGTCTCGGGCTCCGAAGCCTCGTGGGGCTGAGCCTGCTGGGACATCGCTGTCTCCTGTTGTACTCCGGGTAGCGGTCCGCCCCTGCCGTTACCGACACGGGGGCCCCGGTCCCCACGGCCACATAGTGCGCAATGGCATCCCGAAAACGCAAGGCCCGTCCGGTCACACCGGACGGGCCGTGTCCGAACACACGGACGAACACGCAGATGAGCGGCTGTCCTGGATCCAGCCCGGGGCCCGGCCCGGGATCGAGCCCAGGGTCCAGCCCGGGGCTGGCCCGGGGTCTAGCCCAGGGTCTGGGCGGCCGTCGGGGAGGAGTCCTTGAGGAACTGCGAGCAGCGCTCGTACTCCTCCTGCTCGCCGATCGCCTGCGCCGCACGCGCGAGGGCGTGCAGGGCCCGCAGGAAGCCACGGTTCGGCTCGTGCTCCCAGGGCACCGGTCCGTGCCCCTTCCAGCCACTGCGCCGCAGGCTGTCGAGGCCGCGGTGGTACCCCGTACGGGCGTACGCGTACGACTCCACCACACTGCCCCGCTCGAACGCGTCGTCGGCGAGCCGGGCCCAGGCCAGCGAGGACGTCGGGTACTTCGCGGCGACGTCGGCGGGCGCCGTCCCGTTCGCGAGGAGCTCGCGCGGCTCGGGGTCGTCGGGCAGGTGGGTCGGGGGCGGTCCCCCGAGGAGGTTCTCGTGAATCGACATGGCTCCAGTCTCCTCCACTCCCCGCCCCGCGCCAGACGCCCGTGCGCCGCGCCGGTGCCCCCTACCCCAGTCGCTTGCGCGCCCGTTGTCCCTCCAGCGGCGGGGCCAGGACGCTGCCGTGCGTCCTGCACTCCGGCCTGCGGCAGTCCGGCGGCGGCCGCCGCACGGTGAGGAACGCCGTCAGCGAACCCGCGGCCAGCGCCGCCGCGCAGATCACCATCGCCCGCCCGAACGCCGCGTCGAAGGCGTCCGCCGAGCGGTACGTCTCCGGCCCCATGCCCGTCAGCAGGGGCAGCGCGGCGACCGCGACCAGGCCCGCCGCCCGCGCCGCCGCGTTGTTGACGCCGCTGGCCAGGCCGGCCCTGCTCACGTCCACCGAGGCCAGGACGGTCGCGGTCA
The window above is part of the Streptomyces sp. NBC_00425 genome. Proteins encoded here:
- a CDS encoding alpha/beta hydrolase: MLVTAAVVVPLVAAAARPRIPAPAPAALPVVTAATLERTYAAHRANAALASRMAADHGDRHRAAAERALSAPSRRLLSFDGRGPGRAVEVFGDLAHADRVAVLVPGSDTSLDTYERFHAQAAALHDRLTRQAGQAGRSGSGGGGRTAVVAWLGYTTPGTVSATVLTPARAEEAVPGLRAFLTGLAAVTGPNTRVTLLCHSYGTVVCGRAAPRLDVSDLVLLGSPGTGAASAADLHTRARVWAARGGDDWVADVPHVSADLFGTTVGFGADPLSPSFGARVFAAGPGGHSDYFRPGSVSLANIARIVLGATSEVTRA
- a CDS encoding alpha/beta hydrolase family protein codes for the protein MPDDVVAARAAAEEASAFAHPPVEPDVTAAYGDHPDQVIDFYVPRTEAGPGGPVPLVVVLHGGAWRAPYDRRHITPFAGYLARRGFAVANVEYRRGEGSSDPGAAQVAGRWPETFDDVAAALDALPALARTAVPQADARRTVLTGHSAGGHLALWAAARHLLPADAPWRTGDPTSLRGVVALAPIADFEVAGKLDVCGGAARQLLGGDEHFEARQPYADPALLLPTGVATALVQGRADEVVPQAVAEAYADAAAKAGEVVGLTLLEDVGHFPLIDPAADACAVVAEEIAQLAW
- the kynU gene encoding kynureninase; amino-acid sequence: MSDLASTAQQLDAGDELAFKRAQFVLDDGVYLDGNSLGALPRSVPGRVEDVVRRQWGAMKIRSWDESGWWTAPERIGDRIAPLVGAAAGQIVVGDSTSVNVLKALVGAVRLVDDARDEILVDAATFPTDGYIAASAARLTGRTLRPVHPGEVPQALSGRTAAVLLNHVDYRTGRLHDLPSLTAAVRAAGAVSVWDLCHSAGALPVGLDEHGVDLAVGCTYKYLNGGPGSPAYLYVRHGLQDRFDSPLPGWNSHAEPFGMRETYEPAAGAARGRVGTPDILSMLALEAALEVWDGVSIAAVRAKSLALTDFFLECVAAYVPEGRVESLTPVPHEERGSQVALRCEDAGDVMKRLIERGVVGDFRSPDVLRFGFTPLYVGFADVERAARTLARELG
- a CDS encoding tryptophan 2,3-dioxygenase family protein; translated protein: MSQQAQPHEASEPETPHLDFAGTTPYEDYVKADVLTHLQHTLSDDPGEMVFLVTTQVMELWFTVIVHEWETAAQALREDRVPVAVDALKRSVRELEALNASWRPLAQLTPAQFNSYRSALGEGSGFQSAMYRRMEFLLGDKSASMLVPHRAAPRVHAELEKALHEPSLYDEVLRLLARRGHAIPASVLERDVSGRYEPSAEVEAVWTAVYAGDESDEVARLGEALTDVAELVWRWRNDHLVATRRAMGAKAGTGGSAGVAWLEKRAQKNVFPELWTARSHV
- a CDS encoding DUF3151 domain-containing protein; amino-acid sequence: MSIHENLLGGPPPTHLPDDPEPRELLANGTAPADVAAKYPTSSLAWARLADDAFERGSVVESYAYARTGYHRGLDSLRRSGWKGHGPVPWEHEPNRGFLRALHALARAAQAIGEQEEYERCSQFLKDSSPTAAQTLG